CACCAGGATTTCCGCGCCGCCTCCCGGAATGGAATCCAGCCCGGCCGCACGGAGTCTGGAAATGACCGCCTTCACGTCGATCCCTTCCAAACGGCTGAAATAATGGATTTCCGGCGGCGAAAACGCATGCACGTGAATCGGATAACGCGCTTTGATGAAGGACAGCATCTCCTCGTAAAAGCTCAGAGGCAGCTCCGGGTGATGGCCGCCCTGCATCAGGATCTGGGTGCCGCCCAGCGCCAGGGTTTCCTCGATTTTTTCAGCCAGCTGGTCCCGCGTGATTACGTAGGCTTCGGGGTGACCTACCGGACGATAAAAGGCGCAGAACCGGCACCCGCAGCTGCATACATTGGAATAGTTGATGTTTCGGTCCACCACGTAAGTCACCACCGGCTCAGGATGCTTTCGGAGCCGTGCCAGGTGCGCCGCATACCCCAGCCGGTGCCAGTCGGCTTTCAGGTACAGCTCCAAGGCCTCGTCGAAGCTGAGTCGCGCGCCGGTTTCGGCCTTTTCCAGGACTCGCCGATGCGGCATGGTTCAGCATCTCCCCACGCGCGAGGCTCCGGAGAGAGCCTTAAGCCCCTCCGGCATCCCCGCCTTCGAAACGGGTTGGAAGAAAGAGTCGCGTTCCACCGGCCGAAAGCCCGCTTCCCGGATCAACCGTTCCAGCTCGGCGCGGGTCAGCGCCTGGTCCGATTCCGCTCCCGCCATGTGGCCGATGCGCTCCTCAATCACGGTTCCGTCCAGGTCGTCAGCTCCGAAATAAAGGGCCACCTGGGCGATTTTCACCGTGAGCATGACCCAGTAGGCCTTGATGTGGGGGATATTGTCCAGCATGAGCCGGCTTACCGCGATGGTCTTCAGTTCGTCCACGCCGGTGGTAGGCTGGGCACCGGCGATGCCCGTGTTGTGCGGCTGAAAGGGAAGCGGAATGAAGCAGATGAACCCGCCGGTTTCATCTTGAAGCCGCCGGAGCGCGTCCAGATGTTCCAGGCGTTCTTCGACCGTTTCCCGATGTCCGAAAAGCATGGTGGCGTTGCTCTGGATGCCCAGTTCATGCGCCTCGCGCATGACGCGGAGCCATCCGTCGCCGCTCAGTTTCCTGGGACAGAGCAG
This is a stretch of genomic DNA from Desulfoglaeba alkanexedens ALDC. It encodes these proteins:
- the mqnC gene encoding cyclic dehypoxanthinyl futalosine synthase produces the protein MPHRRVLEKAETGARLSFDEALELYLKADWHRLGYAAHLARLRKHPEPVVTYVVDRNINYSNVCSCGCRFCAFYRPVGHPEAYVITRDQLAEKIEETLALGGTQILMQGGHHPELPLSFYEEMLSFIKARYPIHVHAFSPPEIHYFSRLEGIDVKAVISRLRAAGLDSIPGGGAEILVDAVRRRVSPNKCTAGEWLEVMEEAHRQGLRTTATMMFGHEEGIEDRVTHLFALRELQDRTGGFTAFIPWTFQPKNTAISVEPETAVSYLRLLALSRLVLDNFDNIQASWVTMGPKVAQLALFFGANDFGSTMIEENVVAATGVHFRLSREEIHRIVRAAGFEPRQRTMAYQWL
- the mqnE gene encoding aminofutalosine synthase MqnE encodes the protein MLDRHFYGAMGLEGVYDKVISGRRLDLEDGKRLFDCPNPLAVGALAHEVRSRLHGELAYYVLNQHINYSNICVNLCRFCAFGRNAGDPLAFELSLDAILAKVRDRLDEPITEVHIVGGCHPDLRLDYFERMLREIRKLRPQVHIKAFTAVEIAHFADKEGLSTREVLARLKDAGLEMLPGGGAEVFSGRIRELLCPRKLSGDGWLRVMREAHELGIQSNATMLFGHRETVEERLEHLDALRRLQDETGGFICFIPLPFQPHNTGIAGAQPTTGVDELKTIAVSRLMLDNIPHIKAYWVMLTVKIAQVALYFGADDLDGTVIEERIGHMAGAESDQALTRAELERLIREAGFRPVERDSFFQPVSKAGMPEGLKALSGASRVGRC